A segment of the Mastacembelus armatus chromosome 7, fMasArm1.2, whole genome shotgun sequence genome:
GTTGAgtacctgaaacacacaaccattaaaatgttgacttttatgatttctatttctatttcatGACGACCTCATGTGGGCGAGCCTTGTGCCCTGTTTTTATCTCTGTCATAATAATCATAGCAAATATTCATGCATTTATAGTTTCATTGTTGTTAATGGTCTCCAATCTACGGTGGCTGACAAGGACAAACATGCTGCAACTGCCAAACGCTACAAAtaccaaaaacacatgcaagagagaaatgcttttacaatactgtacttttataatacagTAAAAGATGATGGGCAAgtgttcatagcatccctcagttcggggtccccctagaGGCCCTGCGCACTTCCGTTCCATGAatatgcagcatttctctcaTGCATGTGTTTACGGtatttgcagcgtttctgtatttgcagcgtTTGGCTGTTGTGGTGCACTGCTTTAAGCTGCAGGTCCTACCTGATACTGCATGGCTTTGCGGCTACTTTCGACATCTCCATTGGTCAAGATGAGACCCTTTTCATCCACTCTGGCTTTCTTCTCCCAGGTCTCTTTAAGCACCCGAACTTTCAAGCGACTTCGCAGTACGATGGCAGCATTACCTATGTacaataaacatgcaaatatttgAGATAAgtttgaaaatacaaacatgtgaTGCAAACAGATAAGAGGTGTTTCTGCTGTGGACAGACAGAGGCTCAGAGGTCTGAGAACATTCAGTACCTTCAATTATCTGGGTGACCTGAGACTGATACGTGTCAAATTTAAAAGGTGTCAGGAAGCCCAAGGAGCCCAGGTGGAAGGCCATAACTGGGGGAACGCTCTCctataaagaaacaaagaaaggagAGCAGGCTGTTTCTTTTTATCAGTAAATgcacaaacccacacagactGTTTTAAAGTGGAAACCACTGAATACCTGGAAGAGCGAAGACGCATACAGCAAAGTTCCATCTCCACCAAGACAGATGATGAAGTCTACACGATTGGAGATGTCATCAAGGTCTGAGAAATATCAAGACAGTAAACAATTTAAACATCCCCTGTAAGAGCTCAGCTGACTTTacaatcaaacacaaacaatcatACCTTCTCTGAAAACGCAGAATTTCTTAGTGATGGCCCCAAAGTTTTCATCTGAAATAGCTGGGTCCTCCAGAACTTTCTTCTCCACGTAAACAATCATGTTTTTCACctaccacaacaaaaaacacacaagattaGCAACagcctctttttttaaatcttcataTGTACAACAACAATATCCATGTTAACATTATGATCTTTTTTATAGTCACATGCACATCTGGTCATCTGGATGTCTGTGACATCAGGTCATCAGGTAACAGCCCCTCACCAGCCCCACCTGTATTCACTTTCAACAGCTGCCTAACCACCGTCAGagcagtgtgactgtgtgtgtgtggttgcacCTCGGTGAGGAATATGCAGAGCTCTTTGAAAGGCTGAAGCAGACTGGCATCTCGGATCTTCTTGATGACAAGGACACTTTTTGGTGGCTTGTTCCACGTCAGTCTCTGGCTGGCGGGGTCCTGAATATGcctgaacacacaagcacaacTTTCACCTCAGGAGAGCAAAACAGACAAGATTCTGCAGAAAATTCAGCCAAAACAGCTAAAATCACAATAATATTTTACACCAGCTATTCACCTGAGCACCAAGACTCTTATACACTTATAGCTGATATAATATCTGTCAACTAACTGAAGAATCGTACTGTTGATCAAAATAACCACGATGACTTAGTACTCATCCAATTAGAGGCATTGGCTTAACGTCTAGGTCTGCTGCCACGTACTGCTGACCATGATGTGTCgtctgcagcagcttcagcagtgACAGACGTGGACGTTCTCACAGTAAAAACAGGACATAAATATTAGCAAACTAAGAGAAGACATGACAATCTGAACTTCACACAGGCTGAAATCAATCCAAAACTCAAAAAAGGAAATTCCCAAAGGGAACAACACCAAAATGTGTTGAGTTTGTTCCAGCACTCGTTAGTTACAGCTCTGTCATACATAAAGTATTAAGAACTGATTGTACAACACTGTTATACAAGGATTTATTTGTGTGATATGATAAGAGCTCTGAAACAGCCATTTTCTAAAAATACGGTTAGAACTGAACATTTAATTGTAAACGTAAAGGAAACTATAAACAGACAGCTGTAACAGATATTTAAAAGGTGAACCGGACAAACTGTCCACATGCACAAACTCACTCAACACTGGACCGCCCAgtcattttctctgctttaaTTAGCATCAGTATTGCCTGTTCAAAACCTGCTGCATCAATGAGCAGACATCACTGCATTAAATGAGGGAATGAGGAACTGATTGCTAATTAGCATCTGCACAATAGAGCGAACAGTTCGACTCAATTTCATTTTATCAGAAATCATAGATGAATAATTCAACATGTCGGTGAAGCTGTAGGAGCAGTTGAAGCCACAGTGTTGAAAAGTGTGGGGTTAAATTCAATACATCAAACTGTTCTTATTATATCTAAACAAAGCTGACTGTGTTACACAATGGATATTACAACAGTTCCTGTGAATGCACGCATTCATTACTGCAGGAGGAACCATGTGCTTGTTCTCAGATTCACACCCACTgtagaagcagaaaaatgtcCTTCCCTTGACCCACTAGCTCACACACTGAAATATATATGACAATTATTACTTAAACTCATTAAGTTTGGACTCATCATATGTGTTTTAATCATGAATTCAATTGTATAGATTACCTTGGAATATATATACAGATTGAGAACCAGTGTGCTATAGCTGGACAGACCCACGTCATGGTAATTTTACTGTGAATACTGTTGATGTTTACCGAGTCCTTTCTGTGGGCTCTTCATGCTGTGACAGAGCAGTGTGTCAACTCTCACCACACATGTGTTAACTGACCTAATGAGAAGTATTACATTTGCCAGACAAGCTGTTAAACACTGCAGCATGAAAAGGCTCAAATTATTTGCAGCAACACGACACAATTCTGCTCGTCTGCTTATATGACACGCAATTAATTGCACGTGCTACAGCCTTAAAGCTGACACGTACAATTTACAAAGGCAATAGTTGCGTCTCTCAAACTGTATCGTATGTACAGGTTATTTTGTACATGCTCTAACAGTGTCCTGCAGTTTGTGGGAAACACCCACAAATATAgtaaacattttcttaatgaaGTGAACCTTGTGAAACTAAAGATAAAGtatgaacagaaaacagaaagtgcaGGCTGGGTTTCACAAATACTGGACACACAGTAAAACGTCATTAGCATGTGAATCACTGACAAGCTGTGATCTAATAATGGACAGTTTCTCCTCTGACCACCTCAAAGCATCCACCCCCTGACCTTATGCATTTATTCTACAAGCACGCTCTGCCCAAACAACAGGACCATGCTGTTACAGCCAACACAAATAATGCAACTACAACTTGATAGGATTGAACTAAACCTTGATATCACACCAGACTTCAAGATCCATGCACCCTCAAGAGAAATCGACATTTTAGTTGACcgccttcttttttttttgttaaacattaGCACTGAAGCTCTGAATATCAGGTTGGGAGTAACGCACTTGTGACCACGTTTTCTCTGCTGAGAATGAAACAAGGCAGACACTGAAAACTTCTCTCACCATttccaaactgtgttttcattgtggttCCCAGGTGTGTCCTGCAGCATGCACTGGTTGAACTTCATGGCTGTACACATGTAACAAGCGCGCTGCTTCAGGGTAATTCAGCCGAAGAACGGGACTCTGTCCAGGTTCCCGCTTTAACAAACAAGTTATTTTGCCTTTAACAGCTTCCTCCATTACTACACATTGTAGAGCAGCTGCTGCGTTTGAGTCACTTCACTTCTTGTGGCTGCGCTGTGAGTCAGACATCGGCTGTCTGAGAGGCAGTGTGAGGCTGCGAGTCTCTCCATGCACTGTGGTCAGGCCCTGGTTCAGCTAACAACCCCTTGAGCTGGATCCACTCTGGCTATATTTGTCACACTGAGGACTTGACACTAAACCTTCCTGGTGCATTCTGCTGCTGACTTAAAGCTCTCACTCACCTTAAGGATCTCATCTTAGCTCCTGCCCTCTCTGCTGATTTGAACCCACCCATTCCAGGCTAGGACTCTCCTTATTGGACAGGTGTGTTTCAGGGAAACAACAATGACACCACTGTTCCTAATCTGTGACCACACATATTATAGCTCAAGAACTATTCTACAATCATTCTTTCATTTAATCTTAATATAAAGTTCCAATGTAAAATGTCACCTTTTACACGATTAGATAAACtgattatgtatttttatgtcaATTTCTTGTCTGATCCATTTTCAGCAAGAGGCAATGTGAGCAGTTGATATGCAGGAGGGAGAAGTCCAGGGTGAAAAATCATATCATATAATATCATATCAACAGGTCTATGTAGCTAAAAGATGGAACTGTGTACTACTGGAAACAGAATGTATCTGAGCGTTCTAATTTCACACTATAATCACCATAACTAAACATAACCAGTTCTGTCCCAGGAAAGGAATTTGAATCTGTATAGTGGTTTCAGAACGTAATCACACCCCTTCAGTTTGTGCACACTCCGTGttgtacatttaattttaaatcaatttaaaaagaTGCCCTCAGTTGTACCTTCAGCagtatctcacacacacacacacacacacacacacacacagagaatgaAGGAATTGCTGAGTTTCTGGTTTAGCAGCCTATCACTACACAGATCACCTTTCTGCTGCTACATGCACTTAAGCACAACAGCCACAACACCCTGCATTCAACTACCAACACAACATTTGCATTGTTCTTCTCTGTGGGTTACTGAAAGTATGACAGTCTCacctttattttggttttgttaatTTTAACCTGTCTAGCTACTTTGGAAAGAGGTAATCCTTCAATTAGCCCTTCCCATAAACAAACAGAGCAGCGAGCCacttttagattagattagattagattagattagattcaacgTTATTGTCACTGCACATGATGACATTATGTGACTATGGGAGTCAAAAGGTCAGCAGTCTGACCTGGGAAACCATCAAGAGTCTTGTCTAAGTCTACTTAATGATTCATTACACAGATCTATGCAATAGTTATCAGCAGGTGGACACTTTACAGTAACATGAACACCTTTTATCTGTAGTGCAATGCAATCGCtcttaaacaaataaatacctgtagtacattttgaaataatttgaGGGATTGAATTTGAGTTTGAACCAATATAATACTGTGTGGTGTGGATTATGGATCATCTATCTAAATGAAACAACACCTCTCTTACGCTGTCTCTGAATTTTAGAGGCTGTTCTCTATCAGCTTTACTTCACCTTCACTGCCAGTTCACCTGTACAAACAACACCTGCTAAAAATGCTTATTCCCACTGCTAAAAGCATATTAATGCTCCACATGCTCATAATTTGATTAATGTATCTTTATTTTACAGAGAAATTGTTCTGCACGCTTCTCAGACTGACCCTTTTTCCAAAATGGcacttttttaatattaaatttacaaaacaaagtgtGCCAAGAGTAAAAGGTTCTGAAGAGCAGAACTGCATGAATGACTTACATATAGATCAAAAATGAATCACTActtcacacattttacacttcattatattattttgacttttgacaTGACTCTTGACATGAAATGATGGTCTGTTGGTAGTCAGCTGTACTGGCCTTGCCTTGTTTTCTATCTTAGGTTAAAtgctttgtcattttaacaAGATGAGCTAACATACTGAACTTTGGTGCAGGTTTATTAGGttccacttttttttacatggtATGGGGAGGGTGCTTTTTAggtttaattcaattcaatttcaattcaatttatttgtgtagcgccaaatcacaatacaaatcatctcaaggcactttacaaaaactaaaaacccaacaaatcccttatgagcagcacttggtgacagtggagaggaaaaactccctttaatggaagaaaaaacctgcagcagaaccgggctcagtttgggaggccacctgcctcgaccggttggggtgagtttAAACGTCTGTAATAAGTAAGTGCCATGTGACAGCTAACTGTGTTTAAATAGTGTCATCCAATTAAATGCATGTCCATGCAAGAAAGGTTAAATATTTGCAGTGTTAAAGCAAAGTTCTTGACTTTACAAAATGTTAAGCAGTTATTTATATTGTCAATATTGAGCTCAGATACTGTCTATACTAAACTGACAGACATGTAAATCTGTACACTGAGTCATGATATaccaacaaaacaacagttCAAGCACTCCCCATGATGTAAAACCCACTGTCTCTGTATGACTTACATTACCGCATGTGGATTCTGAAGCATGCATGCCTTTGGGCCGAATGTGGTCACAGGGATTGGTCCATGAAGCGACTGAGTTCTTCtgaaagagcagaaaacaaaggcaaacatTCAGGTTTAAAATTACAAAAGCTGCCAGACAAGTATACAAATGAACACCTCTACaatttaaagcaaaacaaaacaaaagtacaaGGTAACAAAACAAGGTAACCTACTATTGAATGTCAAGTGTTACACTTCAATAATTTACAGGAAACAGTTCATTGCACTCAATTATGCACATCCTTGCGTACTGTTGGAAACCTCTAAAATTCCTACCTTACTAAATGCATCTTTCTgatcaaaacatttaattttcgTTTTTAACAAAAAAGAGAAGTCAAGCCAAATTCATTGAGATATTTACAGTCAGAGGCTGAACTTAAGCATTTCCACAGTTTAACTCATTATCAGTAGATGATCTGATGACCTCACACGCTACGGGCCATTTTTGTGACTACACAGTTATGCCAAACCACAAGTCTATCTCATGTATTATATAACATGCCAATTGTGCAAAATGGGCCTGGTACCACAAATTGCACTAAGCAAATAAATGTTGACAAATGGTAATAATGAATTGGGAAATATCTTAAGAACAAAGTCTTATATTTGTTCTACATGCAGTACAAATACTGCAGGCCAGTAAATGATGAAATAAAGGCCAAAAGTTTCAATGACTGGGCAGCTCAAAGAACATTGCAAGTCAACCAGGGCAGGGCATGGGGCATCAGATAGGATCTAAGACTGTCACAGTGACTGCAGAGGACCAACAATGAAACACACAGGTGTATAGGTGATTTGACTTTTACAGATGTTACATTTGTATACCCAAATGCTGCATAACAAGAAAACTGTAGAGGATTCTTCTAATGTGACAATGATcgcaaacacactgcaaaaaccaAATGAGGGTTTTTACAGAATAATGTTGTCTACCTCCTTCACAGATCCCTCTCACACCTCAAAAGGGTAGAAAGCAACTTCAGACTGATGAACTGTGTGTCAGTGCTCTGTAGCACTAGCACATCTCAACATTAGTAACATTGGTAACAtttttcagagaaaacaaacatgccAATTGACCAGTTAACATCCAGGGAATAGATATAGACTGTTCTGTAGTACAGAAAACTGGGTGTTTGATTTAACAGTGGGTTGGACTGGACAGACAAGGAATAGGCAAGACCCTCCTAAATCTTCTCTATAATGCTTTGCTGAGGCAGTGCCACCACAGCATCAGACGGGAACAGACGACCAGCTTTAACCTAGACTGTTCTTTGGACTCAGTAGAGGAAGCGAGAGACTATGATGACGACCCAGCTGTTGGCCATACTGGTCAACCTTTAGTGACTGGGTGCTCAAGCTTGGCATGTTAAATGTCAAACTCCCAAGTTAAATCATCTTAACCTTTGAATTTATTCCTGCTaaccaaacacacagtcagtaaAAGGAAGCCGCCTCCCTCAAGTTTAATTTTTAAGCAGCATGACCCTATAACCATAAAGTAACCTGAGGAAATTCATCAACTTCCTGTTCCAATTTCTAAATATAATCATCTGTTCACTGAAATCCAATACAATGCTTTTCTATCAAATGTCATGAAAAGGAGAAGTGACAGTGACAAAAGTACGGAAAAACTTAACATGAATCTGTGGGAGTGTGTTTCATCATCCTGGAAAAGAGTAATTTTGTCTGGCTGTTCATTTCCTCATCTATGAAGGGACAGTCCAGATTGGTGCTTTATGGAGATGTTAACATAGGTCTGGTATTTTCACTTCTCCTTACAAACCTCCTCACTGTTGCTAAAACACACAACCAAAACCCTTGCAACATCAGTGAACAAACATTTGAGGGCTCAGGTGTTCCGTTTCCTTGAAGCCAGTCCTCTGATGGCTGGGGGTGTTGGGCATTTCACAAATGGTGgtgcaacaaagaaaatgtcacaAGACAGTTTCAAAAACAATTCACCCTACAGAAGTAACAGCTGCTCTTAAAAACCACACATTGGAAACTCACTCAAGTGCTGTGGCAATGCACTGTGTTAAGTATTAATCCATCAGGAGGTTTTCTTTCTAATCAAAGGATAGTATTCTGGGGTCAGGCCTCTGAACTGCTGCTCACATCTCAGACTTTGACAAGGGAATGGTACTGAaatatcatttttatctttagcGCAACATAAGATGGCATTGGATGGAAATGAACGTAGAAtcttattatttaataatacaaTTTTATAGACCTTGAACTCTAAATATAATAACAGGTTTGTTAGACCATTAAAAGCATGGTTCGTGTGTGGACCCTACTTCCACACCCACCTGTACTCTGTGGAGCTGCTGGCTGAGGAGGTGCTCAGGCTGCGGGTCTTCCTGTTGTGTCGAGCCAAGCTGCGGCTAGTGGCCTCCCCTCCGTCACAGGTGGAGCAGCAGTACGGGGCAGGTCCCACTCGCATTTCCTGTCCACCATCCATTTCAGCCAGCCAAgctaaaaagaaacaggaaacatcagTCGGCAGTAAGGCTGGAGAGTGAAGTGTGAAGAGGCTAAAAATGACAAGTGAATGTAAAGTTAgttatttaatatttcacatCATGTACAGCTGAAACCACAAACGGTACatcaatacaaataaacattttgagaaaCTCTCAAaggcatttcattttatttattttttgattaatCATGTGAgattatgttatttttgttaacTATCTGTATAAGTTAAAGTAATAACTCAGATGAACCATAcccatattttctggactacaAGTCGCACTTTGTTTACTCCTCTGACTTGTAGTGCGGCTTATACACCGAAATGagttatatgtgttttttctttcaggtcAACAAGGtgttttttgctaaaagcgactaatATTCCGGTGCGCCCTATAGTCCGGGAAATACGGCACGTATATCCCAGCTTCGGCTAAGTGAGGCTAGCAGCCTTGTTGTTGCTCAAGCTTTGTAAAACAatgaatttgttaaaaaaaagaaagactaatTACTGATAAAAGTATCTGGAACAAGCCCTGCTCAGCGGATGAATGGTGACGGCTCCACATGGCAGAACATTCAGTAAGCGAACTAATGGGGTTAGTTAAGCTAGTTAGCGAGATAAGCTAACAGTTAGTCACGTTGAGCACAAAGCAAAATATGATCCACTTTTAACGCTACCTTTTAACCGCACCTTTACAGACGACGACGCGAGTCTGGAGCGCAGCAAAGTGCCGTGGGCTCAGAGCTTTTCCATTAATTCATTTCCAAATCTTACTTCAGCAGAGCTGTCAACAGTCAGCTCATCGCTTCCTCACTCGGCGACCAATCACAGGCTGCCTGCTCGCTGACGTCACGTTGGACGAGTTCACTGAGAGCCCGTATGATGTACGAGATGACGTAACCGTATAAACAACCGTGTCATTcccttaaaataaataaatcacatttctgttctttttagAATAATTTAGTAGAACAATAACATGAGTAGAACAAGAACAGTTTAATCATATAACATGTTATTTCTTCTGATGCTTATGCTTCACACTGgtcactcattttttttttttatcctgcaATATTGCTGGTATCACAGGCCTGGACAGTGGTCTGACCGCTCTGCAGGCACGGATTTAAGTTCTAGGCTGCCAAATATGCAGTTGCTCCATACTGTAAACTACTGTGTGACAGTGCCACTGCCTGGTTCATGCCTACAATACAAATCGCTCCCCTCATAGCAGTCTGGTTTACTCATTATTAGTATATATCCAGTATTATTGAGTTAAAGCTCTGGTGTTGAAATGTAAAAAGCAATACATTCACCTCACAAATGAATCCATGTGGCCATATGTGAAGTATTAATACTGTACAATTTCAAAAGCAACATGTCATGGACATGCAGACTGCTACACAAGTTGAATAAATTCAGTAGCAGAATATTTAATGTTACCTACAGGTTATCCGTCGATAAATAAATGTggttaaatgtaatattaatataacaTGCAGTATTGCTGCTAGAATAAAAACTGATCTAATTTGTGCCCAACAAAGATGAACAGCA
Coding sequences within it:
- the nadka gene encoding NAD kinase isoform X2 — translated: MDGGQEMRVGPAPYCCSTCDGGEATSRSLARHNRKTRSLSTSSASSSTEYRRTQSLHGPIPVTTFGPKACMLQNPHAVMHIQDPASQRLTWNKPPKSVLVIKKIRDASLLQPFKELCIFLTEVKNMIVYVEKKVLEDPAISDENFGAITKKFCVFREDLDDISNRVDFIICLGGDGTLLYASSLFQESVPPVMAFHLGSLGFLTPFKFDTYQSQVTQIIEGNAAIVLRSRLKVRVLKETWEKKARVDEKGLILTNGDVESSRKAMQYQVLNEVVVDRGPSSYLSNVDLFLDGHLITTVQGDGVIVSTPTGSTAYAVAAGASMIHPNVPAIMITPICPHSLSFRPIVVPAGVELKIMLSRDARNTAWVSFDGRKRQEICHGDSITITTSCFPLPSICFRDPVNDWFESLAECLHWNVRKKQNYLSSEDEEF
- the nadka gene encoding NAD kinase isoform X1 — translated: MAWLAEMDGGQEMRVGPAPYCCSTCDGGEATSRSLARHNRKTRSLSTSSASSSTEYRRTQSLHGPIPVTTFGPKACMLQNPHAVMHIQDPASQRLTWNKPPKSVLVIKKIRDASLLQPFKELCIFLTEVKNMIVYVEKKVLEDPAISDENFGAITKKFCVFREDLDDISNRVDFIICLGGDGTLLYASSLFQESVPPVMAFHLGSLGFLTPFKFDTYQSQVTQIIEGNAAIVLRSRLKVRVLKETWEKKARVDEKGLILTNGDVESSRKAMQYQVLNEVVVDRGPSSYLSNVDLFLDGHLITTVQGDGVIVSTPTGSTAYAVAAGASMIHPNVPAIMITPICPHSLSFRPIVVPAGVELKIMLSRDARNTAWVSFDGRKRQEICHGDSITITTSCFPLPSICFRDPVNDWFESLAECLHWNVRKKQNYLSSEDEEF
- the nadka gene encoding NAD kinase isoform X3, translated to MCTAMKFNQCMLQDTPGNHNENTVWKWHIQDPASQRLTWNKPPKSVLVIKKIRDASLLQPFKELCIFLTEVKNMIVYVEKKVLEDPAISDENFGAITKKFCVFREDLDDISNRVDFIICLGGDGTLLYASSLFQESVPPVMAFHLGSLGFLTPFKFDTYQSQVTQIIEGNAAIVLRSRLKVRVLKETWEKKARVDEKGLILTNGDVESSRKAMQYQVLNEVVVDRGPSSYLSNVDLFLDGHLITTVQGDGVIVSTPTGSTAYAVAAGASMIHPNVPAIMITPICPHSLSFRPIVVPAGVELKIMLSRDARNTAWVSFDGRKRQEICHGDSITITTSCFPLPSICFRDPVNDWFESLAECLHWNVRKKQNYLSSEDEEF